A genomic window from Sulfurospirillum diekertiae includes:
- a CDS encoding ribose-phosphate pyrophosphokinase: MRGYKVFAGTANPEFAKRVAKHLSLPLSAAEIKRFSDGEISVQVSESVRGKDVFIIQSTCAPANINLMELLILTDALRRSSANSITAVMPYFGYARQDRKAAPRVPITAKLVANMIQTAGIDRVVTIDLHAGQIQGFFDIPVDNLYGSIIFNDYVKAKNLKNPIIASPDIGGVARARSFAKLLGVDMVIVDKRREKANVSEVMNIIGDVAGKDVILVDDMIDTAGTIVKAAEVLKKKGATSVMACCTHAVLSGPAYERISKGDLDELIVTDTIPLKEANDKIKVLSVAPVFAEVIRRVYHNESVNGLFV, translated from the coding sequence ATGAGAGGCTACAAAGTCTTTGCAGGAACAGCAAATCCAGAGTTTGCTAAAAGGGTTGCCAAACATCTTTCATTACCACTTTCAGCGGCTGAAATCAAACGCTTTAGCGATGGTGAGATCAGTGTTCAAGTGAGTGAGAGTGTACGTGGAAAAGATGTTTTTATTATTCAATCAACATGTGCCCCTGCGAATATTAATTTAATGGAATTGCTTATTCTAACCGATGCTCTACGCAGAAGTTCAGCGAACAGCATTACTGCGGTTATGCCTTATTTTGGCTATGCACGACAAGATAGAAAAGCGGCTCCTCGTGTTCCTATTACGGCAAAACTTGTTGCCAATATGATTCAAACAGCAGGTATTGATCGTGTTGTAACCATTGACCTTCATGCGGGTCAAATTCAAGGCTTCTTTGATATTCCTGTTGATAACCTTTACGGTTCTATCATATTTAACGATTACGTTAAAGCTAAAAATCTTAAAAATCCTATCATTGCAAGCCCCGATATTGGTGGTGTTGCACGTGCTCGAAGTTTTGCAAAACTTTTGGGCGTTGATATGGTTATTGTCGATAAGCGTCGCGAAAAAGCCAATGTATCAGAAGTCATGAACATCATTGGTGATGTTGCGGGTAAAGATGTTATTTTGGTTGATGATATGATTGACACAGCAGGTACCATTGTCAAAGCGGCTGAAGTGTTGAAGAAAAAAGGTGCAACCAGTGTTATGGCATGTTGCACACATGCGGTTTTAAGTGGTCCAGCGTATGAGCGTATTTCTAAAGGTGATTTGGATGAGCTTATCGTTACTGATACTATTCCCCTCAAAGAAGCCAATGATAAAATCAAAGTGCTTAGTGTTGCTCCTGTCTTTGCAGAAGTTATTCGTCGTGTCTATCACAATGAAAGTGTCAATGGATTGTTTGTTTAA
- the lepA gene encoding translation elongation factor 4 — translation MQKHIRNFCIIAHIDHGKSTLADRLIQECGAVSAREMTAQMMDTMDIEKERGITIKAQSVRLTYVKDGQPYILNLIDTPGHVDFSYEVSRSLASSDGALLVVDASQGVEAQTIANVYIALENNLEIIPVLNKIDLPAADPERVKDEIEHTIGLDCSEALSVSAKSGIGIRELLDTLVDKIPPPKGDENAPTKALIYDSWFDNYLGALALVRVYDGAIKKGQEVYVMGTGKKHEVLNLMYPHPLVLEKTPMIKTGEVGIVVLGLKNVGDVKVGDTITDFRNKTKEPIAGFKEVKQFVFAGLYPIETDKFEELRDALDKLKLNDSSISYEPETSAALGFGFRVGFLGLLHMEVIKERLEREFDLDLIATAPTVTYKVKTTKGTVLDIQNPSQLPPVNEFEEIQEPYVKATVLTPTEFLGNIIILMNNKRGMQKKMDYLSPERVLLEYEIPLNEIVMDFYDKLKSVSKGYASFDYEPIGYQVGDLVKLDLLVAGEPVDALSIIVPRVSAQTRGRDFVKAMKEIVPRQLFEVAIQASIGTKVIARETVKSMGKNVTAKCYGGDITRKRKLLDKQKEGKKRMKSIGKVQLPQEAFLTILKID, via the coding sequence ATGCAGAAACATATTCGTAATTTTTGTATTATTGCTCATATCGACCATGGTAAAAGTACCTTAGCCGATCGTCTTATTCAAGAGTGTGGTGCGGTCAGTGCGCGTGAAATGACGGCGCAGATGATGGATACTATGGACATCGAAAAAGAGCGTGGCATTACCATTAAAGCACAAAGTGTGCGACTGACGTATGTCAAAGATGGACAGCCGTATATTCTCAACCTTATCGACACTCCCGGTCACGTGGACTTTTCCTATGAAGTGAGCCGTTCTTTAGCCTCCAGTGATGGCGCACTTTTGGTAGTCGATGCTTCTCAGGGTGTGGAAGCGCAAACCATTGCCAATGTCTACATTGCCTTGGAAAATAACTTAGAAATTATTCCGGTTCTGAACAAAATAGACCTTCCTGCCGCGGATCCTGAGCGTGTGAAAGATGAAATCGAACATACCATCGGGCTTGATTGTTCGGAAGCTTTGAGTGTGAGTGCTAAAAGTGGTATTGGTATCAGAGAACTTCTCGATACATTGGTTGATAAAATCCCTCCTCCAAAAGGCGATGAAAACGCTCCGACGAAAGCGCTCATTTACGATAGCTGGTTTGACAACTATTTAGGTGCGCTTGCGTTGGTTCGCGTTTATGATGGCGCGATCAAAAAAGGGCAAGAAGTCTATGTCATGGGTACGGGTAAAAAGCATGAAGTCTTAAACCTTATGTATCCGCATCCCCTTGTGTTAGAAAAAACACCGATGATTAAAACGGGTGAAGTGGGCATTGTTGTACTGGGGCTTAAAAACGTGGGTGATGTTAAAGTCGGCGATACTATTACGGATTTTCGGAATAAAACGAAAGAGCCGATCGCTGGGTTTAAAGAGGTCAAACAGTTTGTTTTTGCGGGACTTTACCCGATTGAAACTGATAAATTTGAAGAGCTTCGAGACGCACTCGATAAGCTGAAACTCAATGACTCAAGTATCTCCTATGAGCCTGAAACGTCTGCCGCACTGGGCTTTGGCTTTCGGGTTGGCTTTTTGGGGCTTTTGCATATGGAAGTCATTAAAGAGCGTTTGGAGCGAGAGTTTGACCTTGATCTTATCGCAACCGCCCCAACGGTAACCTATAAGGTGAAAACGACCAAAGGGACAGTTTTAGACATTCAAAACCCAAGTCAACTGCCTCCGGTCAATGAATTTGAAGAGATTCAAGAACCGTATGTCAAAGCAACCGTGTTAACACCGACGGAGTTTTTGGGCAACATTATTATACTCATGAATAACAAACGTGGTATGCAAAAGAAAATGGACTACCTCAGTCCTGAGCGTGTGCTTTTGGAGTATGAAATTCCACTTAACGAAATCGTGATGGACTTTTACGACAAACTCAAATCAGTCTCTAAAGGGTACGCAAGCTTTGATTACGAACCGATTGGGTATCAAGTGGGTGATTTGGTCAAGCTTGATCTTTTGGTTGCAGGTGAGCCTGTGGATGCGCTTTCCATCATTGTGCCTCGTGTGAGCGCGCAAACTAGAGGACGTGATTTTGTTAAAGCGATGAAAGAGATCGTTCCACGACAGCTTTTTGAAGTAGCGATTCAAGCGAGTATTGGCACGAAAGTCATTGCGCGTGAAACGGTTAAATCTATGGGTAAAAACGTGACCGCGAAATGTTACGGTGGTGATATTACGAGGAAGCGAAAACTGCTTGATAAACAAAAAGAGGGTAAGAAACGCATGAAATCCATTGGTAAAGTGCAACTGCCGCAAGAAGCGTTTCTCACCATCCTCAAAATCGACTAA
- a CDS encoding ComF family protein, translating into MRCHLCLNLSWQPLCKTCLQTILAPTPAFRVLESGLKVYSFYNYNDIAPLLHTKHTYIGAKIFAQLGHHTFFEFLKTFELPKGICAIPIDDHVRHGYSHSAILAKATKPFLTPLYGSLRAQNHESYSGKSRAFRQANKRNFIVTCKDEMDVILIDDIVTTGSTLEEAHETLKQHGVNVLFALVLADAKEN; encoded by the coding sequence ATGCGTTGCCATCTTTGTTTAAATCTTAGTTGGCAACCACTTTGTAAAACCTGCCTGCAAACCATTTTAGCCCCAACGCCTGCTTTTAGGGTGTTGGAAAGCGGACTGAAAGTCTACTCTTTTTATAACTACAACGACATAGCGCCACTGCTCCACACCAAACATACCTACATCGGCGCTAAAATCTTCGCACAACTTGGGCATCACACCTTCTTTGAATTTTTAAAAACCTTTGAACTCCCCAAGGGCATTTGTGCCATTCCCATCGACGATCATGTGAGACACGGCTATTCACACAGCGCCATTTTAGCCAAAGCCACCAAACCATTTTTAACACCACTGTATGGAAGTTTAAGAGCGCAAAATCATGAGAGTTATTCGGGCAAAAGCAGAGCCTTCAGACAAGCCAATAAACGCAATTTCATCGTTACATGTAAAGATGAAATGGATGTTATTTTGATTGATGATATTGTCACCACGGGAAGTACTTTGGAAGAGGCGCATGAGACACTTAAACAGCATGGGGTGAACGTATTGTTTGCACTTGTTTTGGCAGATGCGAAAGAGAACTAA
- a CDS encoding MFS transporter, protein MAQQHTAMKHKRMLCAQDYKTLSLSAFGGALEFYDFIIFVFFSKVIGSLFFPADMPMWLSQLQTFGIFAAGYLARPFGGIVMAHFGDLLGRKRMFTLSILLMAIPTLLIGCLPTYAVVGYFSPVFLLLLRVCQGLAVGGEIPGAWTFVAEHVPKDKVGLACGTLTSGLTLGILLGSIVSILMQSNFNASEMHAWAWRIPFIVGGIFGFIAMYLRQWLKETPIFLEMQQRGEKEISKKLPIWDVLSNYLPQVTLSILLTWVLSAGIMVIIVTSHVYLQGQFGFSEMDVSISRLLATAGLALGCVFYGYLTDKFSIGQVIMIGCLFVVIATIVFLSSLSAGREMLYITYPIVGFSIGIVGAFPYYMVRAFPAKVRYSGVAFSFNISYAITGALTAFLIPILANFFSKYAAGFYVIAVFLLGAILGWYIIRKEKELAKDI, encoded by the coding sequence ATGGCTCAGCAACATACGGCAATGAAGCATAAAAGAATGCTCTGCGCTCAAGATTACAAAACACTTTCCCTTTCTGCTTTTGGTGGAGCATTAGAGTTTTATGACTTTATTATTTTTGTCTTTTTTTCCAAAGTGATTGGTAGCTTGTTTTTCCCTGCAGACATGCCTATGTGGCTGAGTCAATTACAAACATTTGGTATTTTTGCAGCCGGTTATTTAGCACGTCCTTTTGGTGGCATTGTCATGGCACATTTTGGCGATTTACTGGGCAGAAAACGTATGTTTACTCTCAGTATTCTTCTGATGGCTATTCCTACACTTCTGATTGGTTGTCTACCAACCTATGCCGTTGTGGGTTATTTTTCGCCTGTTTTTCTTCTACTTCTTCGTGTTTGTCAAGGACTTGCAGTCGGTGGTGAAATACCCGGTGCTTGGACCTTTGTAGCGGAGCATGTACCAAAAGATAAAGTTGGGCTTGCGTGTGGAACACTGACTTCGGGCCTGACACTTGGCATTCTGCTTGGCTCTATCGTTTCTATCTTAATGCAAAGCAATTTTAATGCAAGCGAAATGCATGCTTGGGCGTGGAGAATTCCCTTTATCGTGGGTGGTATTTTCGGTTTTATTGCCATGTACCTAAGACAATGGCTCAAAGAAACGCCTATTTTTCTTGAAATGCAACAACGTGGCGAGAAGGAAATTTCGAAAAAATTACCTATTTGGGACGTTTTGTCCAATTATTTACCCCAAGTGACACTTTCTATTTTACTCACCTGGGTTCTCTCTGCGGGCATCATGGTGATTATCGTTACGTCGCATGTCTATTTACAAGGACAATTTGGTTTTTCCGAAATGGATGTCTCTATTTCAAGACTGCTTGCAACCGCTGGTTTAGCGCTTGGATGTGTCTTTTATGGCTACCTTACCGATAAATTTTCGATTGGTCAAGTCATTATGATAGGATGCCTTTTTGTTGTTATCGCAACGATCGTATTCCTCTCATCCCTTTCTGCAGGCAGAGAAATGCTCTACATCACGTATCCCATTGTTGGCTTTAGTATTGGTATCGTTGGGGCATTCCCTTACTACATGGTAAGAGCCTTTCCTGCAAAAGTCAGGTACAGTGGCGTTGCTTTTTCGTTCAATATTTCCTACGCTATCACAGGGGCATTAACTGCTTTTCTCATCCCAATTCTAGCAAACTTTTTCAGCAAATACGCCGCAGGTTTTTATGTTATCGCTGTCTTTTTATTGGGAGCTATTCTTGGTTGGTATATTATTCGTAAAGAAAAAGAGTTGGCAAAAGATATCTAA
- a CDS encoding transposase, which translates to MSRRLRIESLGYHHVYNRGVAKSAVFIDEIDKAKFIELMASMAREYKFNIHAFCLMDNHYHILVQNTRENLSSGMRQLGAQYASYFNKRHCRVGHLWQDRFKSWYVLDDKYLFTLFKYIESNPLKAKMTNIIGEYMYCATYSMLKDAVPPFLQNSFVLRDYNTQELFDLLSIPLSALERLTIDAFHKTKYKHEDGQIALLHKEELSNYFLHVKNKEQRNEAIKNAYEDGYSKTDIAKKLSLSVAGVSKILKS; encoded by the coding sequence ATGTCACGAAGGTTACGCATTGAAAGTTTAGGCTATCATCATGTCTATAACAGAGGAGTTGCTAAAAGTGCAGTATTTATAGACGAGATAGATAAAGCAAAGTTTATAGAACTGATGGCCAGTATGGCGAGAGAGTATAAATTCAATATCCATGCTTTTTGCCTAATGGACAATCATTATCACATTTTAGTTCAAAATACACGGGAAAATCTCTCTTCAGGAATGCGTCAACTGGGCGCACAGTATGCAAGTTACTTCAATAAACGCCATTGCAGAGTAGGGCATTTATGGCAAGATCGCTTTAAGTCATGGTATGTTTTAGATGACAAATACCTCTTCACGCTTTTCAAATACATCGAATCCAATCCGCTTAAAGCTAAAATGACAAATATAATCGGCGAGTACATGTACTGCGCAACGTATAGCATGCTCAAAGATGCCGTGCCACCTTTCTTGCAAAATTCATTTGTATTGCGAGATTACAATACACAAGAGTTGTTTGATCTTTTAAGTATTCCTCTAAGTGCTTTGGAGCGTTTAACTATAGACGCATTTCACAAAACAAAGTATAAGCATGAAGATGGTCAGATAGCACTTTTACACAAAGAAGAACTATCAAATTACTTTTTACATGTAAAGAATAAAGAACAACGAAATGAAGCGATAAAAAATGCATATGAAGATGGATATAGCAAAACAGATATTGCAAAAAAACTTTCTCTAAGCGTTGCAGGAGTGAGTAAAATTCTCAAAAGTTAA
- the gyrA gene encoding DNA gyrase subunit A, translated as MDNIFDSNQDIKTVSIEESIKTSYLDYSMSVIIGRALPDARDGLKPVHRRILYAMNDLAISSRSPYKKSARIVGDVIGKYHPHGDTAVYDALVRMAQPFSMRIPIVDGQGNFGSIDGDSAAAMRYTEARMTPLAEELLRDLDKDTVDFVPNYDDSMIEPDVLPSRVPNLLLNGSSGIAVGMATNIPPHCLDELLDALLLLIENPEATLDEVMEFIKGPDFPTSGIIFGKKGILEAYKTGRGRVRIRSKVHIEKKGNKDIIVIDELPYQVNKVRLIEQIVALVKDKMIEGISEIRDESDRDGIRLVIELKREAMSDIVLNNLYKSTNLEVTFGVILLAIHNKEPKVFTLIELLLLFLRHRKTVIIRRTIFELEKAKAKAHILEGLTIALDNIDEIIALIKGSADTKSAKDGLIERFNLSEVQAGAILDMRLQRLTGLEREKIENELAELLKEIQYLTDILKSEVVLNDLIKKELIEIKDKFKSKRITEIVDDYDDIDVEDLIANESMVVTITHRGYIKRVPLKQYEKQKRGGKGKIAVTTYDDDFIESFFVSDTHDTLMFVTDRGQLYWLKVYRIPEGSRTAKGKAVVNLIQLQADEKIMAIIPTTDFDETKSLAFFTKNGVIKRTNLSEFKNIRSVGVRAITLDDDDELVTAKVVTQETKNLFIVTKKGMCIRFEVSDAREIGRTARGVTGIRFKEENDRVVGAAVIYNDQEELLTVTEKGIGKRTTAEEYRLQGRGGKGVIAMKLTPKTADLVGVVIVDEDKDLMALTSNGKMIRVDMETIRKAGRNTSGVKVVSVEGTDIVASIARCPKEEIDELEGEFEEGDEGSNEGSLISDITPSEE; from the coding sequence ATGGATAATATTTTTGATTCGAACCAAGACATCAAAACAGTAAGTATTGAAGAGTCGATAAAGACCAGTTATCTTGATTATTCGATGAGCGTTATCATTGGGCGTGCACTTCCGGATGCACGAGATGGACTAAAACCCGTACACAGAAGAATTTTATATGCGATGAATGATCTTGCGATCTCTTCGCGCAGCCCGTACAAGAAATCAGCCCGTATCGTCGGTGATGTTATCGGTAAATACCATCCACATGGTGATACAGCGGTTTATGACGCTCTTGTTCGTATGGCACAGCCGTTTTCAATGCGAATTCCGATTGTTGATGGACAAGGAAACTTCGGTTCAATAGACGGCGATAGTGCGGCAGCGATGCGTTATACGGAAGCGAGAATGACACCACTGGCAGAAGAGCTTCTTCGCGATCTTGATAAAGACACTGTTGATTTTGTTCCAAACTATGATGATAGTATGATCGAACCAGACGTATTGCCAAGTCGTGTTCCTAACTTACTTCTTAACGGCTCAAGCGGTATTGCAGTTGGTATGGCAACGAATATTCCACCACACTGCTTAGACGAGCTTTTAGACGCACTTCTTCTTTTGATTGAAAATCCAGAAGCAACCTTAGATGAGGTGATGGAGTTTATCAAAGGTCCTGATTTTCCAACTAGTGGTATTATCTTTGGTAAAAAAGGAATTCTTGAGGCGTATAAAACGGGACGCGGTCGTGTAAGAATACGTTCTAAAGTGCATATTGAGAAAAAAGGCAATAAAGATATCATTGTTATTGATGAGCTACCATATCAAGTCAATAAAGTTCGTTTGATTGAGCAAATTGTAGCGCTTGTTAAAGACAAGATGATTGAAGGTATCAGTGAAATCAGAGATGAAAGTGATAGAGATGGTATTCGTTTGGTCATTGAGCTTAAACGTGAAGCGATGAGCGATATCGTTCTCAATAACCTTTATAAATCCACCAATCTTGAAGTGACTTTTGGTGTTATTTTACTTGCAATTCATAACAAAGAGCCAAAAGTCTTTACGTTGATTGAGCTTTTACTCCTCTTTTTACGCCACCGTAAAACGGTTATTATTCGCCGTACTATTTTTGAGCTTGAAAAAGCCAAAGCCAAAGCCCATATTTTAGAGGGTTTAACAATTGCACTTGATAACATTGATGAGATCATCGCACTTATTAAAGGCAGTGCCGATACGAAGAGTGCAAAAGACGGCTTGATCGAACGATTTAATCTCAGCGAAGTTCAAGCGGGCGCTATTTTAGACATGAGACTCCAACGCCTTACAGGACTTGAGAGAGAAAAAATTGAAAATGAGCTTGCAGAATTGCTTAAAGAGATCCAATATCTTACAGACATTCTTAAAAGTGAAGTTGTGTTAAATGATCTTATCAAAAAAGAACTGATTGAAATTAAAGACAAATTCAAATCAAAACGTATTACAGAAATCGTTGATGATTATGATGATATTGACGTTGAAGATTTGATCGCCAATGAGTCTATGGTTGTAACCATTACACATCGTGGTTATATCAAACGTGTACCATTGAAACAGTATGAGAAACAAAAACGTGGTGGTAAAGGTAAAATTGCAGTAACCACATACGATGATGACTTTATCGAGAGCTTCTTTGTTTCCGATACCCATGACACGTTGATGTTTGTGACAGACCGTGGACAACTCTACTGGCTCAAAGTTTATCGAATTCCAGAAGGAAGTAGAACCGCTAAGGGTAAAGCAGTTGTTAACCTCATTCAGTTACAAGCGGATGAAAAAATTATGGCAATTATTCCAACAACCGATTTTGATGAAACCAAATCATTGGCATTCTTCACGAAAAACGGTGTCATCAAACGTACCAACCTTAGTGAATTTAAAAATATCCGCTCCGTGGGCGTTAGAGCGATTACATTGGATGATGACGATGAATTAGTCACCGCAAAAGTCGTAACGCAAGAAACGAAAAATCTTTTCATTGTCACTAAAAAAGGTATGTGTATACGATTTGAAGTAAGTGATGCAAGAGAGATCGGCAGAACTGCACGAGGGGTCACAGGCATTCGCTTTAAAGAAGAGAATGATCGAGTTGTAGGTGCCGCAGTAATTTATAACGATCAAGAAGAGCTTTTAACTGTCACTGAAAAAGGTATCGGAAAACGTACAACGGCGGAAGAGTATCGATTGCAAGGCCGTGGTGGTAAAGGTGTGATTGCTATGAAACTTACACCGAAAACTGCCGATCTAGTAGGTGTTGTTATTGTTGATGAAGACAAAGACCTTATGGCACTGACAAGCAATGGTAAAATGATTCGTGTTGATATGGAAACCATCCGAAAAGCAGGACGTAATACCAGTGGTGTTAAGGTTGTTTCAGTTGAAGGTACTGATATTGTTGCAAGTATTGCGCGATGCCCAAAAGAAGAGATCGATGAGCTTGAAGGTGAATTTGAAGAAGGAGACGAGGGTTCTAATGAAGGAAGCTTGATCTCTGATATAACTCCAAGCGAAGAGTAA
- a CDS encoding LPP20 family lipoprotein, whose translation MNRWFVTLLASLGLILLVAGCSAKKDEPPKNPKDAMYDFSNEKSIVVYGEGIAPQNTVSPAQAIALAKRAAITDGYRQLGEKLYGVKINSTETVRDAMLKDSRITAQVNALIKDAAITDATFKDGLYSIRMEVTMSARRWQELFAY comes from the coding sequence ATGAATAGATGGTTTGTAACACTTTTGGCAAGTTTGGGTTTAATTTTATTGGTTGCAGGGTGCTCAGCAAAAAAGGATGAACCACCTAAAAATCCAAAAGACGCTATGTATGATTTTAGTAATGAAAAATCAATTGTCGTTTATGGTGAAGGTATTGCACCTCAAAATACAGTTTCTCCAGCACAAGCAATTGCATTAGCAAAACGTGCTGCAATTACCGATGGGTATCGCCAACTGGGAGAGAAACTTTATGGTGTCAAAATCAATTCTACTGAAACCGTTAGAGATGCAATGTTGAAAGATTCTCGTATTACTGCACAAGTGAATGCTTTGATTAAAGATGCTGCGATTACGGATGCAACCTTTAAAGATGGTTTGTACAGTATCCGTATGGAAGTTACTATGAGTGCACGTAGGTGGCAAGAACTTTTTGCTTATTAA
- a CDS encoding sigma-54-dependent transcriptional regulator codes for MHVAIVEDDINMRKSLEIALGEYEEFKISTYKSALDALKKIDSSVDLIVTDINMPGMDGIEFIKKLDGAYDIIVITGNATLSRAIESVRLGVKDFLTKPFEIETLVEAIKRHDKIRTKVKESFEKIDSAKEENGDFIATSPELEKALTIARKAAKTDVSVLLLGESGVGKELFANYVHKNSPRAKNPFVAINMAAIPENLLESELFGYEKGAFTDAIAEKKGYFEVANGGTLFLDEIGEMPMTLQAKLLRVIQERVMVRVGGTKELTIDVRIVSATNADIKRSIKEGHFREDLYYRLNTIPIEIAPLRQRKEEILPICEVILERVTKKYGLQKRYFSEEAIESLMTYRWPGNIRELISVVERAVILSDTEAISKEDLFLESRNWFSS; via the coding sequence ATGCATGTTGCAATTGTAGAAGATGATATAAATATGAGAAAATCCCTTGAGATAGCACTTGGGGAGTATGAAGAATTTAAAATCTCTACGTACAAAAGCGCACTTGATGCACTTAAAAAGATTGATTCCAGTGTCGATTTGATTGTGACGGATATTAATATGCCTGGGATGGACGGTATTGAGTTCATTAAAAAACTAGATGGTGCTTATGACATCATCGTTATTACAGGCAATGCAACACTCAGTCGTGCCATTGAGTCTGTTCGTTTAGGTGTGAAAGATTTTTTGACCAAACCTTTTGAAATTGAAACGCTCGTTGAAGCCATTAAACGACACGATAAAATACGAACCAAAGTAAAAGAGAGTTTTGAAAAGATCGATAGTGCTAAAGAGGAAAATGGCGATTTTATAGCCACTTCACCCGAGCTTGAAAAAGCATTAACGATTGCAAGAAAAGCAGCAAAAACAGATGTGAGTGTGCTTCTTTTAGGAGAAAGTGGTGTGGGTAAAGAGCTTTTTGCCAACTACGTGCATAAAAACTCTCCGCGCGCTAAAAATCCTTTTGTAGCGATCAATATGGCGGCTATTCCAGAAAACCTTTTGGAAAGTGAGCTTTTTGGTTATGAAAAAGGCGCATTTACCGATGCTATCGCGGAGAAAAAAGGCTATTTTGAAGTTGCCAATGGCGGAACACTTTTTTTAGATGAAATTGGCGAAATGCCAATGACACTTCAAGCCAAGCTTTTAAGAGTCATTCAAGAACGCGTGATGGTGCGTGTGGGTGGAACAAAAGAGTTAACAATCGATGTTCGTATTGTTTCCGCAACAAATGCCGATATTAAAAGAAGCATCAAGGAAGGTCACTTTAGGGAAGACCTTTACTATAGGCTCAATACGATCCCTATTGAAATAGCACCGCTTCGACAACGTAAAGAGGAAATTTTACCGATTTGTGAGGTAATTTTAGAGCGTGTTACAAAGAAATATGGTTTGCAAAAACGCTATTTTTCAGAAGAAGCAATTGAGTCATTAATGACGTATCGATGGCCTGGTAATATTCGTGAGTTGATCTCTGTGGTAGAGCGTGCAGTGATCTTAAGTGATACGGAAGCGATTAGCAAAGAAGACCTTTTCTTAGAGAGTCGTAACTGGTTTAGTTCGTAG
- a CDS encoding aspartate-semialdehyde dehydrogenase: MKKYNVAIVGATGAVGEELCRVLEEVDFPVNNLIPLASSKSAGLEVEFKGKIYKVLELTEKAFEENDVEIAFFSAGGDISAHYAPFAAEAGAVVIDNTSHFRMDPDVPLVVPECNPDDIDQWQNRGIIANPNCSTIQMVQVLKPLDDIFNITRVDVATYQAVSGAGKSGMEELVNQMQDFFAFKLDQCEPKTFSHQIALNVIPHIDVFMDNDYTKEEMKMVNETQKILGKKMEISATCVRVPVMRSHSEAITIHFEKDVNLEKAVEALKNAENVVVLDNPAKKEYPMPIISTDTNDTYVGRIRKDINRDNILHLWCVADQIRVGAATNAVRIAQKWIKREEA; the protein is encoded by the coding sequence ATGAAAAAGTACAATGTAGCAATCGTTGGTGCTACGGGTGCCGTTGGCGAAGAGCTGTGTAGAGTTTTAGAAGAGGTTGACTTTCCTGTCAATAACCTGATCCCTTTAGCAAGTAGTAAAAGTGCAGGTCTTGAAGTTGAATTCAAAGGCAAAATCTATAAAGTCCTTGAACTCACTGAAAAAGCGTTTGAAGAGAATGATGTCGAGATCGCATTTTTTAGTGCTGGTGGCGATATTTCCGCACACTATGCTCCCTTTGCCGCAGAAGCAGGTGCTGTTGTGATTGATAATACAAGTCATTTTAGAATGGATCCAGATGTTCCTTTAGTTGTTCCTGAATGCAATCCTGATGACATTGATCAATGGCAAAATCGAGGGATTATTGCCAATCCAAACTGTTCGACGATTCAAATGGTGCAAGTGTTAAAACCACTCGATGATATCTTTAATATTACCCGTGTGGATGTTGCAACCTATCAAGCGGTGAGTGGCGCAGGAAAAAGTGGTATGGAAGAACTGGTCAATCAGATGCAAGACTTTTTTGCATTTAAACTCGATCAGTGTGAGCCAAAAACATTTTCACACCAAATTGCTCTCAATGTTATTCCTCATATTGATGTTTTCATGGATAATGACTATACCAAAGAAGAGATGAAAATGGTCAATGAGACTCAAAAAATCTTAGGTAAAAAAATGGAAATCAGCGCAACATGCGTTAGGGTTCCTGTTATGAGAAGTCACTCTGAAGCGATTACGATTCATTTTGAAAAAGATGTCAATTTAGAAAAAGCAGTTGAAGCACTTAAAAATGCAGAAAATGTTGTGGTTCTTGATAATCCAGCTAAAAAAGAGTACCCAATGCCGATTATCTCGACTGATACCAATGACACCTATGTGGGAAGAATTCGTAAAGATATCAACCGCGATAATATACTCCATCTTTGGTGTGTTGCTGATCAAATTCGTGTTGGTGCTGCGACCAATGCGGTGAGAATTGCACAAAAATGGATCAAAAGAGAAGAGGCTTAA